In one window of Escherichia coli DSM 30083 = JCM 1649 = ATCC 11775 DNA:
- a CDS encoding LysR family transcriptional regulator, producing MMKIEPSILPSLAWFALIVRAGSFSRAASEMGITRAALSQNLKSLEERLNTKLIYRTTRNMSLTEEGQHLYEVLVSALGQIDDALKDVGDTQLEPTGLLRINSSRVAARMLVEPHIGEFLTRYPKTKIELIMDDGLSNIIADGCDVGIRLEQGLDEHMTAVPVSPLIKLVTVASPDYLKEHGIPETPQELSNHNCLRLRHKSSGALSAWEFSNVVGGNEEFEIEVSGKYISNDDESMIRMALNGTGIIQHLDFAIAEHINAGKLQPILEDWAVSFPGFYIYVSSRVRMPSKVRAFIDFMVEKRVKIES from the coding sequence ATGATGAAAATAGAGCCTTCAATTTTGCCTTCTCTTGCCTGGTTTGCGCTGATTGTTCGTGCCGGCAGTTTTTCCAGAGCAGCCTCTGAAATGGGTATTACGCGGGCCGCATTGTCCCAGAATTTAAAATCTCTTGAGGAACGTCTTAACACCAAGCTGATATACCGTACGACCCGCAATATGTCGCTTACTGAGGAAGGACAGCATCTGTATGAAGTGCTGGTGTCGGCTTTGGGGCAAATTGATGATGCGTTGAAAGATGTCGGTGATACCCAACTTGAACCTACAGGACTGTTGAGAATAAATTCCTCCCGTGTTGCAGCAAGGATGCTTGTTGAGCCTCATATTGGCGAGTTTCTTACTCGTTACCCTAAAACAAAGATAGAACTCATTATGGATGACGGTTTATCTAACATTATTGCGGACGGCTGTGATGTGGGCATACGTCTTGAGCAAGGACTGGATGAGCATATGACTGCCGTTCCTGTTTCTCCGCTTATTAAACTGGTTACTGTGGCATCGCCAGATTATTTAAAAGAACACGGTATTCCTGAAACTCCTCAGGAATTGAGTAACCATAATTGTCTTCGGTTGCGGCATAAAAGTAGCGGTGCACTCTCAGCATGGGAGTTTTCGAATGTTGTGGGGGGTAATGAAGAGTTCGAAATAGAGGTGTCAGGTAAGTATATTTCTAATGATGACGAAAGCATGATACGAATGGCGCTGAATGGAACGGGTATCATTCAACATCTGGATTTTGCAATCGCTGAACATATCAATGCGGGCAAGTTACAGCCGATTCTTGAGGATTGGGCCGTTTCATTTCCTGGATTTTATATATATGTTTCATCACGGGTGAGAATGCCCTCTAAAGTTCGTGCTTTTATTGATTTTATGGTGGAGAAAAGAGTAAAAATAGAAAGTTAA
- a CDS encoding alpha/beta hydrolase has translation MKTVSIKHTYWDIAADIYFPDDFNSEKKYPAIISAHPIGSCKEQTSGSVYGAALAKAGFIVIAFDASFQGSSGGEPRYLEDPTMRVKDFSIVVDYLTTLPYVDAGRIGVLGICGGGGYAINAAMTERRIKAIGTVTGANYGRLMREGFTAFNPIGALEAMAQQRTDEANGAKLRVDDLLPSSPEAALEAGLTEIDLFEATEYYRSPRGCAPNGVNRSLFSHQTVAVGWDAFHLAEVLLTQPLMVVVGDRVGAFGAYRDGCEIIGRAASKHKELVVVEGYSHYDLYDKPEPVKQALDKLIPFYKTHL, from the coding sequence ATGAAAACTGTTTCGATAAAACACACTTACTGGGATATAGCTGCTGATATCTATTTCCCTGACGATTTTAATAGTGAAAAAAAGTATCCTGCCATTATCAGTGCCCATCCAATTGGAAGCTGCAAAGAACAGACATCGGGTAGTGTGTATGGTGCCGCCCTGGCAAAAGCTGGCTTTATCGTCATTGCTTTTGATGCCAGTTTTCAGGGAAGCAGCGGTGGAGAACCGCGTTATCTGGAAGATCCAACAATGCGAGTAAAAGACTTCAGCATTGTCGTTGATTACCTTACCACCTTACCTTACGTTGATGCCGGGCGTATTGGTGTACTGGGTATTTGTGGTGGAGGTGGATATGCCATTAATGCCGCAATGACAGAACGTCGGATTAAAGCCATTGGTACTGTCACGGGTGCAAACTACGGGCGTCTTATGCGTGAGGGATTTACAGCGTTTAATCCTATCGGAGCACTCGAAGCAATGGCGCAACAAAGAACAGACGAAGCTAACGGCGCAAAACTTCGCGTAGATGATTTGCTCCCTTCTTCTCCGGAAGCAGCTCTTGAAGCGGGATTAACAGAAATAGACCTTTTTGAAGCAACAGAATATTATCGTTCGCCACGAGGCTGTGCGCCTAATGGGGTAAATCGTTCGCTATTTTCACATCAGACTGTTGCCGTGGGCTGGGATGCTTTTCATCTTGCAGAAGTCCTGTTAACTCAACCACTAATGGTTGTAGTGGGCGATAGAGTGGGCGCTTTTGGTGCCTATCGTGACGGCTGCGAAATTATTGGTCGTGCAGCCTCAAAACATAAAGAACTGGTCGTGGTTGAAGGTTATTCACATTACGACCTGTATGATAAGCCAGAACCTGTGAAACAGGCGCTCGATAAATTAATTCCTTTTTACAAAACACATTTGTAA